Part of the Cyprinus carpio isolate SPL01 chromosome A12, ASM1834038v1, whole genome shotgun sequence genome, ATGACGTTTAAGCCGTCATGTGGTCTTCCATTATTTTACCCGTGTTATTAGAATTTCTATTTACAGaaacaaaattatcttaaaatagGATGGCATATTAACCATATAtatcaaactctctctctctctctctctctctctctctgtctctctctgtctctctctctctctatatatatatatatatataatgaccaGAATGCTTCATGTAGTAAtcactatttttacagtattttattttactgtacatttaattgAAAAAGTTATACTTTACATACCCATTTTGAAACAGCAGCTATATTTCATGGTACTAAAGAGGAAATGTCATTTGAGAATctctttataattaaaacaaagtgGTATGGAATAGCCATAGTccaattcaaaataacatttattttctattggATACCATTTTGTactatttatattcattaaagctACTCTGATTTAACCCAATATACCTCTGAAAATTATAGATTTGTTTTTGCCttgtttgattattaaattattaaatcattatttgatactgggggaaaaaaacaacagctgaaaTGCACTGGAGTTTTCTGGTTCATAAGCCATGAATTCTAATCACTGAGAACTATAATgagaaaagcaaataaaaaaattctgctgtAATTGAAGATTAATGCAATCAATATCAGCAAGAAATTGGTGGTTTCAATATCAATATCACTATGAAATTGTGGTTTTGTGTATGAATGATTGTATTGTGTATGCTATCTATCTTTTTAAAAGTGGCCACCTTATCTTTCTTTTCcaatgaagaaattaaaatattatttttcattcttttcagaTTATGGATCAATATGTCAAAACGGATGTGAATTGAAGGTTTGTGAACACTGAGGGCCCTATTTGGGCCTGCGCGTTAACTCTGCAAAGTCtactttttttctgcttttgatTAGTGCTGACTTTAGGCCTACACAATGACTTTTAACTAGACTTAAAAGACCCTGACATTAATGTCCCTGTATACCGCTAATGAACTCTCTGCTGTACAGCACTACACATGGCTGCAATTTATAGATACTTTGATGACTTGGCCCCGTTGTAGCACATCTGGATCCcactgaaggttttttttaagctaaacagtagccttattttttatttttgtagaccAGTATTTGGACCTTAGCGACACCCTTTATTGTTCTGATTTGTATATTTAGATTTTGAAAAAGAGTTGGCTGTAACACAGGCCTTCTCCCTCTCCCAGTGAACAATGAGTAAATTACCCCAAATGCATAGCAGTCCTGTATGTTATAGGGAGCTCTGTTACACTTTAGGAGCACATCACTAAGAAAGCTAAAGcattttagtttttgattagtTCTATTGTTAGTTCTAACTTCCTTTACTATTCACAATGAGCTTCTCAATGCGTAACGGAGCACATCTAATCTGGATAGGCTTACTGGTTTGTTGCCTTGTCGACATGGGGGCCAGTATGGAGTTCACCGGCGCAGAAGGCCAGTGGGCACGGTTTCCTATGTGGAATGCCTGCTGTGAAAGCGAAATGAGTTTCAACATGAAGACCAAAAGCGCTCATGGACTTTTAGTGTACTTTGACGATGAGGGATTCTGTGACTTCTTGGAACTGCTCATCCATAATGGTAGACTAAGTTTGCGGTTCTCCATCTTCTGTGCCGAGCCGGCGACGGTGCTGTCCGATACCGCCGTCAATGACAGCCGCTGGCATGCTGTGACCTTGCGCAGGAATTTCAAAATCACTACGTTAGTTGTGGATGAAGAGATCAAGTGGGTGGAGGTTAAGTCGAAAAGGAGGGACATGACGGTCTTCAGCCATTTATTCTTAGGAGGGATACCTCCTGAACTGCGATCTGTAGCATTACGCCTCACGTCTTCGGCCATCAAAGATCAGGTCCCCTACAAAGGATGGATAACCAATCTGAGGGTGAACAGTTCCGAGCCGCTGCTTATCGGTAGCGAGGGAGTCAGCAGTGGCATTTGCGAAGCTGACCACATTTGCCTGAACGGAGGAGTCTGCAGCATCGTCAACGACGAGCCCATTTGCGACTGCTCCGAAACGGGATTCCagggaaaagactgcagtgaagGTAAGAGGCCTGGATTCGTCGTCTCCGTTGTTGAGGtgttgaaatgtctttttaaacacAGCCTTTTCACTTCTTTTTTCGTTTTAACATTGCACTAGTTCCTCAGAGGCAGTGCATGCTACATCATGTCTGTTCCCGGCCTCCACTATGGGCCCAGTACATTACATGATTAGATTACCGCTGCTCTCGGTCGGAGAAAGCCAGTGATCTGAAGGAGATCATTTAAATAGGCTTTAGTGCCATCTGTGTCAATTCCGGAGCATCCACGAAAGCCTGTGTTTTTGATAACATGACGTCAGCAGAGGATTCTTGCTCTTTTTTtatgctaaattaatttaatatactcTTGACACTGCACTGGCATTACAATTAACTGCAAAAATGATGCACACAAGTCCATGATTGAAGTATGATGATTTGAATATTATTCTCCGTCTGAATTTAAGGGGTTGGATGCTCTAATTATATAATCAGCCAGATGTTTCATAGAGTCACTAATGACTTAGCCAAAGTTACAATTTCAATATCacagaaaaaataatgacatactCAATACAGCATTCAGCAACCATCACAAAGCATTTTTTAATCCAGCTTTACAACTAAACCTCCACTACTGCACTtacaaacttattttaattacagAAGTGATTAAAACGATTGATGATGTAACTAAATAGGGGGAGG contains:
- the LOC109099898 gene encoding neurexin-1a isoform X19 translates to MSFSMRNGAHLIWIGLLVCCLVDMGASMEFTGAEGQWARFPMWNACCESEMSFNMKTKSAHGLLVYFDDEGFCDFLELLIHNGRLSLRFSIFCAEPATVLSDTAVNDSRWHAVTLRRNFKITTLVVDEEIKWVEVKSKRRDMTVFSHLFLGGIPPELRSVALRLTSSAIKDQVPYKGWITNLRVNSSEPLLIGSEGVSSGICEADHICLNGGVCSIVNDEPICDCSETGFQGKDCSEGLAHLMMGDQEREESRLASTACAKNHNTS
- the LOC109099898 gene encoding neurexin-1a isoform X18; its protein translation is MSFSMRNGAHLIWIGLLVCCLVDMGASMEFTGAEGQWARFPMWNACCESEMSFNMKTKSAHGLLVYFDDEGFCDFLELLIHNGRLSLRFSIFCAEPATVLSDTAVNDSRWHAVTLRRNFKITTLVVDEEIKWVEVKSKRRDMTVFSHLFLGGIPPELRSVALRLTSSAIKDQVPYKGWITNLRVNSSEPLLIGSEGVSSGICEADHICLNGGVCSIVNDEPICDCSETGFQGKDCSEGLAHLMMGDQGKRKEREESRLASTACAKNHNTS